From Nicotiana tabacum cultivar K326 chromosome 15, ASM71507v2, whole genome shotgun sequence, the proteins below share one genomic window:
- the LOC107830249 gene encoding uncharacterized protein LOC107830249 — protein sequence MAVVEPSPSLGILVREPEGFAIWNGPPFPSGQPGIKLDRVPCTSAKFSEDGSKLMVTKSDSVISIFDCKTLKEIRSFNVPNVLAAVISPCGTYLQTFQKCSSPQDKNVVLWKIENGEYVYQLFQKNITKVTWPSVRFSSDETIACRLATNEIQFFDLRDFSKGFVNRLRVPAIAALELSKAPGSYVAAFVPESKGMPASVQIYACGKDLQSQAVARRSFFRCSTVQLSWNSGSTGLLVVVQSDVDKTNQSYYGESKLNYLTTDGTHEGLVPLRKDGPIHDVQWSYSGKEFAVVYGFMPAMATVFDKKCNPLLELGTGPYNTIRWNPLGNFICLAGFGNLPGDMAFWDYKEKKQLGTTRAELSVTSEWSPDGRYFMTATTAPRLQVDNGLKIFHQNGSLYFKKMFDRLYQVDWKPVSVEKFGDIEDLVKTVGSVKIDEAKAPGKGSKANQAVPKATPANPPAAKPAAYRPPHAKVAAAVQAELFGGSSSGELSKNALKNKKKREKQREKKQAEGASGTGGS from the exons ATGGCGGTTGTAGAGCCTTCCCCCTCGTTGGGTATTTTAGTAAGAGAACCAGAGGGGTTTGCTATATGGAATGGACCACCTTTCCCGAGCGGTCAACCTGGTATCAAGCTTGATAGGGTTCCTTGTACCAGTGCAAAGTTCAGTGAAGATGGGTCCAAACTCATGGTTACAAAATCAGACTCCGTTATTAGCATCTTTGATTGCAAAACATTAAAAGAGATTAGGTCTTTTAATGTCCCAAACGTTCTTGCAGCTGTCATATCTCCTTGTGGAACTTATCTTCAGACCTTCCAGAAATGTTCATCTCCTCAGGATAAGAACGTGGTCTTGTGGAAGATAGAAAATGGTGAATATGTTTACCAACTCTTCCAGAAAAATATAACAAAAGTTACATG GCCTTCAGTACGTTTCAGTTCGGACGAAACTATTGCATGTCGATTGGCAACAAATGAGATCCAATTTTTTGATCTTAGGGATTTCTCTAAGGGATTCGTTAATCGGCTTCGAGTTCCTGCGATTGCTGCATTGGAGCTTTCTAAAGCCCCTGGATCCTATGTGGCTGCATTTGTTCCAGAATCCAAG GGAATGCCAGCCAGTGTTCAGATATATGCATGTGGAAAGGACTTACAAAGTCAAGCTGTTGCTCGGCGCAGCTTCTTCCGCTGCTCAACTGTGCAACTGAGCTGGAACTCTGGTTCTACAGGGCTCCTAGTGGTGGTCCAATCAGATGTTGATAAAACAAACCAAAGCTACTATGGAGAATCAAAGTTGAACTACTTGACTACTGATGGGACCCATGAAGGGCTTGTTCCTCTCC GTAAAGACGGCCCTATTCATGATGTTCAATGGTCCTATTCGGGTAAAGAATTTGCAGTTGTTTATGGTT TTATGCCTGCTATGGCTACGGTGTTCGACAAGAAGTGCAATCCTCTACTTGAGCTTGGAACAGGCCCATACAACACTATCAGATGGAATCCGCTGGGGAACT TTATATGCTTGGCAGGCTTTGGTAACTTACCAGGAGACATG GCATTCTGGGACTACAAGGAAAAGAAGCAGCTTGGAACTACAAGGGCTGAATTGTCAGTAACAAGTGAATGGTCTCCTGATGGTCGGTACTTTATGACTGCCACAACAGCTCCACGCCTTCAAGTTGATAACGG GCTTAAAATTTTTCACCAGAATGGATCATTGTACTTCAAGAAGATGTTTGACAGATTGTATCAG GTTGATTGGAAGCCAGTGTCGGTAGAAAAATTTGGTGACATTGAAGACCTTGTGAAGACAGTTGGCTCGGTGAAAATAGATGAAGCTAAAGCGCCAG GGAAAGGATCAAAAGCTAACCAGGCCGTTCCAAAGGCTACACCTGCCAATCCTCCCGCAGCAAAACCTGCTGCTTATCGTCCACCTCATGCGAAGGTTGCTGCTGCAGTTCAAGCAGAG